In a single window of the Streptomyces sp. HUAS ZL42 genome:
- a CDS encoding SAM-dependent methyltransferase produces MTANDRIDTETAHSARIYDYIIGGKNHYPADREAGDAMCREWPALPVHMRANRDFMNRAVRHLAREAGIRQFLDIGSGIPTSPNIHEMAQEAAPDSRVVYVDNDPLVLTLSRELLNSTPEGRTAYLEADMLDPASILDAPEFRTTIDPTRPVALTVIAIVHFLLDEHDAVGIVRRLLDPLPPGSHLAMSIGTADFAPEEVGRVAREYAARGMPMRLRTLAEAGEFFTGLDLVGPGIVQVHKWHPDGTGTEVVRDEDIAMYGAVARKP; encoded by the coding sequence GTGACCGCCAACGACCGCATCGACACCGAAACCGCGCACTCCGCACGGATTTACGACTACATCATCGGCGGCAAGAACCATTACCCGGCGGACCGGGAAGCCGGGGACGCCATGTGCCGGGAGTGGCCCGCTCTGCCCGTCCACATGCGGGCCAACCGCGACTTCATGAACCGCGCCGTGCGCCACCTCGCCCGGGAGGCGGGGATACGGCAGTTCCTCGACATCGGCAGCGGTATCCCCACCTCGCCGAACATCCACGAGATGGCCCAGGAGGCGGCGCCGGACTCCCGGGTCGTCTACGTCGACAACGACCCCCTGGTCCTGACGCTGTCCCGGGAGCTGCTGAACAGCACGCCGGAGGGCCGCACCGCCTACCTGGAGGCGGACATGCTCGATCCGGCGAGCATCCTGGACGCCCCCGAGTTCCGTACGACCATCGACCCGACCAGGCCCGTCGCCCTCACCGTCATCGCGATCGTGCACTTCCTGCTCGACGAACACGACGCCGTCGGCATCGTGCGCCGCCTCCTCGACCCCCTCCCCCCGGGCAGCCACCTGGCGATGTCCATCGGCACCGCCGACTTCGCGCCGGAGGAGGTCGGCCGCGTCGCCCGCGAGTACGCGGCCCGCGGCATGCCGATGCGGCTGCGCACGCTCGCCGAGGCCGGGGAGTTCTTCACGGGCCTCGACCTGGTCGGCCCCGGAATCGTCCAGGTCCACAAGTGGCACCCCGACGGCACGGGCACGGAGGTCGTCCGGGACGAGGACATCGCGATGTACGGGGCTGTGGCGCGCAAGCCTTAG